GGTTCGCGACGCTCTGGCCGGGCGGCAGGGTCATGCCGACGGACCAGCCGTTCAGCGGGCCGGTGCGGACGTTGCGCACCGTCACCTCGCTCTGGTGGCCGCCGGCCCAGGTGCTGACCGTCCTGTGGCTGGCGACGCAGGCGTCGGTGGTGCCGCCGTCATCACCGCCGCCTCCGTCGTCACCGCCGCCGCCGTCGTCGCCACCGCCGCCGTCGTCACCGCCGCCGCCGTCGTCGGTCAGGACGGGGGTCTGCCAGTTCCGCCAGGCGGACAGGTCGCCCGACTTGCTCGCGGCGACCCGGAACAGGCCGGGCCCCTCGCCCGAACCGAGCAGGAACGCCCGGATGTGCTGTTGCAGCGGGCCCCGCCACTCGGACCTGGAGGCGCAGTGGGTGCCGTCCTGGACGTCGGACCAGTAGCTGATGTTGTTCCCGGCGCCGAGCGCCTTGTAGACCTCGGCCCCGCCCCGCGCGGCCACGCTCCCGGACCTGGCGCCCAGCCAGTCGACGTGCGGGTTCTCCATGATGAACAGCCCGCGCGGCGCCACCATGCCGACGATCTCGTGGGTGTCGACGGGCAGCCTGGCCGGGTCGCCCGTGTACGAGCCGAACGCGTCGCCGAACCACGGCTGCTCCGAGTACGCGCTGCTCAGCGGCTGGGCGCCGGACTCGCCCGGAATCCCGCGCAGGATCGGCGCGCCCGCCGTTCCCGACTCGATCGGCATGGTCAGCGCGATGCGCTGGTCGAACGCGCCGGCCACGAACGCGCCCTTGCCGAACCGCGAACACCCGGTGACGCCGGTCGCCTCCGCCCGCAGCAGGCTGCCGTCGGAGCGTTCGACGACGTCGATGATCCGGCTCACGCCCCAGGACCAGGCCATCAGCAGGCCGGTGCTGCTCGACGCGCCGTAGAGGCTGTAGAACGCGCCCTGCTTGTTGTTCCTCGGCGTGCCCTCCCTGCCCACCGCGTAGGGGTCGAAGTTGATGACGGCGGCACCGGCCGCCTTGATGGCGGCCGTGTCGGCGCCGAACCCGCCGAGCACGACGACGGCGGGGAACGGCCCGGTGCCGCTCGGCAGTTCCACGCTCGCCGAGAAACTGGCGCTCCTGCCCTGGTCCGAGACGTTCACGGTGATGCCGGTCCTGGAGACCGTGCCGGTGACGCTCGCGGGCGCGCCGGGCTTCTGCCCGTAGACGGTGCGCTCGGCCAGTTCCCTGATCTCCGCCCGCCGGCACCGCCAGTCGGACCGGTCGGTCACGCGCGTGCCGTCCAGCCGCGTGAACGGGTCGGGCAGCAGGGAGGTGGCGGGCGACTGGCCCGGGTCGGGGACGGGGCAGTCGGCGCCGTCGTCCTCGCTCGCGGGCGCGACCCGGACGGTGGTCGCGGCGGCGCCGGCGGCGCCCGCCTGGGGGGTGAGGGTGGTGGCCGCCAGGCCCGCCAGGGCCACGCAGGCCGCGGCTGCCCAGGCACGGGGCCGGTATCGGGGTAAGCGCATCGGGAACCTCCAGAGGGCGACGCGCGGCCTCGGCCGGACCGCGGTGAGCCACGTCCGTGCCCGCGCGCCGCGGGGTGGGGAGTGTGCCGGTCCTGCCTCGCGGAAGGTGCCGCCGCGCACGCGCCGGCGGAGCGCAGCGGAGGCGTGCGGATGCCCTGGCGGTGTGCCGCGCGGGCGGCGGGGCGGGGAGCGGCCCTGAGGAGCGCTTTCAGATTAGGAAGGCGCGCGGGGCGTGACAACACGCGGGACAGGGGTCACTCAGGTTGGCCGTTCTCGGTCCTCTACCGGTAAGCAGAACGCGTCACAGGGCCGGGTGAAGCGGGATGAACTCCCGCACATCACCCGGCCCTTACCCCTCAGGGCAATGGAACGTACCGGCCATCTTCCGGAAGTTGGAGGGCTACTTCCGGAAGATTTTCGGTCCTTCTCCATGCTGCTCAACGGCGTCCAACGGCGGCTACGAGGAGGCCGGCGGGAGGGTGCGGAGGTACTCGGCGAGCCCCTCCGCGCCGTCGACGATGCGCGGACCGCTGATGGCCTCGTTGTAGTCGAGGATGTGGAAGTTGCCCGCGCGCACGGCGGGCAGGTCGCGCGTGACGGGCGAGGTGCGCAGGAACTCGATCTTCTCCTCGGCCGGGCGGTCCTGGTATTCGAGGACGACGATGACATCCGGCTCGGCCCGCACGACGGCCTCCCAACCGACGCTGGTCCAGCGCTCGGTGAGGTCGGAGAACACGTTCTCGCCGCCCGCGATGCTGATGATCTCGTCGGGCGGCGCCTGGTTGCCCGAGGTGAACGGCTGGTCGGTGCCCGAGTCGTAGACGAACACCCGCGGGCGCGGGCCCTCGGGCACGCTCTCCTCGACGGCGGCGACCCGTTCGCGCAGCCCCGCGACGACCTCCGTCGCGCGGTCCTCGACCCCGAAGATCTCGCCCAGCAGCTCCAGGTCCCGGTAGAGCCCCTCGAAGGGGTCGAACTCCACCGGGTGGCCCGGGTAGTTGTAGCAGGTCTCGCTGTGCATGAAGCTCTGGATGCCCAGGCCGTCCAGGATCTCGGGCGTGATGCCGCGCTCTTCGCTGAACCCGGACCGCCAGCCCGCCACCACGAAGTCGGCCTCGGCGTCCACGACCAGTTCCCGGTTGAGCAGGTCGTCGCTGAGCATGTCGACCTCCGCGTACTCCGCGGCCCAGGGCGACTCCTCCACCGGGGGATTGGCCGGCGGCATGACGTAGCCCCGCACGTGGTCGGTCAGCCCGAGCGCGAACATCTTGTCGGCGCTGCCGGCCTCGTAGACCACCGCGCGCTGCGGCAGCCGGTACTCCACCTCCTCGCCGCAGCGCGCGACGGTCGTCGTCTCCGAGTCCGGGCCTTCGCCCGATTCCACGTCCGCGCCGCACGCGGTCAGCAGCAGGCCCGAGGCGGCGAGTGCGGTGGCCGCACGGCGAGGTGTCATGGCGTTCCCTCCGGAGGTTCCAGGGCGTAGAGCAGTTGCGGTGCGCCGGTCATGGGGTGCGGGACGACGGTCGCCGCGACGCCGAACACCGAACGCACCAGCTCCGGCGTCAGCACCTCGC
Above is a genomic segment from Streptomyces marincola containing:
- a CDS encoding glucuronyl esterase domain-containing protein, producing the protein MRLPRYRPRAWAAAACVALAGLAATTLTPQAGAAGAAATTVRVAPASEDDGADCPVPDPGQSPATSLLPDPFTRLDGTRVTDRSDWRCRRAEIRELAERTVYGQKPGAPASVTGTVSRTGITVNVSDQGRSASFSASVELPSGTGPFPAVVVLGGFGADTAAIKAAGAAVINFDPYAVGREGTPRNNKQGAFYSLYGASSSTGLLMAWSWGVSRIIDVVERSDGSLLRAEATGVTGCSRFGKGAFVAGAFDQRIALTMPIESGTAGAPILRGIPGESGAQPLSSAYSEQPWFGDAFGSYTGDPARLPVDTHEIVGMVAPRGLFIMENPHVDWLGARSGSVAARGGAEVYKALGAGNNISYWSDVQDGTHCASRSEWRGPLQQHIRAFLLGSGEGPGLFRVAASKSGDLSAWRNWQTPVLTDDGGGGDDGGGGDDGGGGDDGGGGDDGGTTDACVASHRTVSTWAGGHQSEVTVRNVRTGPLNGWSVGMTLPPGQSVANLWNGVSTGTSGAITVRNTAWNGAIPAGGTVTFGFVATGGSAAPGTLTCTGTGA
- a CDS encoding ABC transporter substrate-binding protein, which translates into the protein MTPRRAATALAASGLLLTACGADVESGEGPDSETTTVARCGEEVEYRLPQRAVVYEAGSADKMFALGLTDHVRGYVMPPANPPVEESPWAAEYAEVDMLSDDLLNRELVVDAEADFVVAGWRSGFSEERGITPEILDGLGIQSFMHSETCYNYPGHPVEFDPFEGLYRDLELLGEIFGVEDRATEVVAGLRERVAAVEESVPEGPRPRVFVYDSGTDQPFTSGNQAPPDEIISIAGGENVFSDLTERWTSVGWEAVVRAEPDVIVVLEYQDRPAEEKIEFLRTSPVTRDLPAVRAGNFHILDYNEAISGPRIVDGAEGLAEYLRTLPPASS